A window of Patagioenas fasciata isolate bPatFas1 chromosome 32, bPatFas1.hap1, whole genome shotgun sequence genomic DNA:
cagtgccaccactgtcccctctgcccgtgtccccagtggtgccaccactgtcccctctgtccctgtccccagtgtccctggtgtccccagtggtgccaccactgtcccctctgcCCGTGTCCCCAACAGTgccactgtcccctctgtccccagtgtccctggtgtccccagtggtgccaccactgtcccctctgtccctgtccccagtgtccccgatgtctccagctggtgccaccgctgtccctgtccccagcagcgccgctgtccccggtgtccccggtgtccccggtgtccccgatcCTGCGTCCCTGCGCCGTCCCCGTCCCGTGTCACCGCTCCCCGGTCCAGGCCTGGGTGGAGTCCCTTCGTCACCACGATGACGAATTTCGGGGGCTCACCGACCTGCACCCCGACGTCTTCGCCGTCAGACCCAGGTgaggggggggaccctggggacacagggggggtgtccccaattgGGGGGGTGTCCCCCATAGGGGGAGTGACCTCActgcatgtccccatgtccccaaggctGGACATCCTGCACACGGTCGCCATGTGGCAGAAGAACTACAAGAGGATCGTGAGTGTGGGGGGAggttttttggggggcagggggggtctatggggtttgggggggggtacaggggggtttggggggagaaaagaggggggtcattttgggggggtagttggggggcagaggaggaattgggggggcagaggggggtttagggttttttggggggttggggttttttggggggcggggggggttgggggggtacaggggggttttgggaggagaaaagggggttcattttttgggggggtagttggggggcagaggaggaatTAGGGGGGCAGAGGGGGGTTTAAAgtgctttggggggtcagaggggatttgaggggcagggggggtctgtagggttttgggggggtacagggggttctggggggagaaagggaggggtcattttggggggcgtagttggggggcagaggaggaatTGGGGGAGCAGAGGGGGGTTTAGGGCTTTATTTTTGGGGAGGTTGGGGGGCCGAGGGGAGTTTAgggttgggggggtttgggggggtcagaggaGGTTCTGGGGGCAGAGAAAGATCTGGGGGGGGGGCAAAGGGGCTTcatggaggggacacagaggttttggggggggaaaaggggggacaaagtgattttgggggggggtgggagcaGCCCCTTCCTGCAAAGGCACCAggactcctggttcccctccctgtgtatggggagggggacaccagggggttcCCAACTGTccccccccccatcaccatgTGTTGTCCCCCCCCTTCCCCAGAGCTACGCCAAGGTGAAAACACGGGCAGAGGTGCGGGGGGGGGGCAGAAAACCATGGCGCCAAAAAGGCACCGGCCGAGCCCGCCACGGCAGCATCCGCTCACCGCTCTGGCGGGGGGGTgagtcctgggacccccccttggggacattggggggtcctcaCCCTCCTGGGGGGCGCTGGGACGCTCCTGGGGGGGTCACCAAGCTGTGCGTCCCCCCCTGTAATCAGGTGGTATCTCCCACGGCCCCCGCGGTCCCACCAGTTACTACTACATGCTCCCCATGAAAATTCGGGTGCTGGGGCTGAAAGTGGCGTTGACCGTGAAGCTGATGCAGGTACGGGGGGGTCGtaagggggttggggacactgtgccccccccccccaaattaattGTGTCCCCCCCCTTCTCGCAGGATGATCTGCACATCGTTGACAACCTGGAGATCCCCACCAGTGACCCCCAGTATCTACTGGACCTGGCGCGGTATCGGCACTGGGGCCACTCCGTCCTCATTGTTGATGTGtgagtggggtttggggggggtaaaAGATCATGGGGGGGTCTCTTCCCCATtaatcccccccttttttctcCCCCCAGCAACGAAATCCCGGAGAAAATCAGCACCGCGGTAGCCGAGCTGAAAACCATCAATTTAATCCCGGCGCTGGGTGAGGGCTGCGCTTACCCCCCCCAAAATGCATCGGGGACCCCCCGAAATACATCGGGGACCCCTAGACATGTAGGGGGGGGCCTCTCCTAAATGTGTTCCCCCCCCACGTCCAGGGTTGAACGTTCACAGCATGTTGAAGCACGAGACGCTGGTGGTGACATTGGACACCGTCACCTTCCTGGAGAAGACGCTGCTGTGGCACGACACGCGGTACTCGGCGCTTTACCCCTTCTCCATGCCCTACAGCGACTTCCCGTGACCCCCCCAGCAAGATGAGACCCCCCCAGAAAGACAAGACCCCCCCCTGGTTATGGGGAGCTGCCCCCCAAAAGCAAAACCCACCCCCCATCCCATAGGacgggggttttgggggacacccaggggacattAAATGGAGTTTGTGCGGCTGCTGCGTCGCTTTGTGCTGAGGGGGGGGTGATGCCACCTCCTGTTGTGACCCCCCCTGTTTTTACAGCGCCTTTTGTGACCCCCCCTCAATtttcagccccccccccccccatattttaAGTCTCTTTGTAACCCCCCATATTCACAGCCCTTTTGTGCCCCCCCATTTTCAGCCCCTTTGCAACCCCCCATAATTTTGGTCCCTTTCCAACCCCCCCATTTCCAGCCCCTTTGTGCCCCCCCCATATTCACAGCCCTTTTGTGCCCCCCCATTTTCAGCCCCTTTGCAGGCCCCCATAATTTTGGTCCCTTTCCAACCCCCCCATTTCCAGCCCCTTTTGTGACCCCCCCATATTCACAGCCCTTTTGTGCCCCCCCATTTTCAGCCCCTTTGCAACCCCCCATAATTTTGGTCCCTTTCCAACCCCCCCATTTCCAGCCCCTTTGTGCCCCCCCCATATTCACAGCCCTTTTGTGCCCCCCCCATTTTCAGCCCCTTTGCAACCACCCCCATAATTTTGGTCCCTTTCCAACCCCCCCATTTCCAGCCCCTTTGTGCCCCCCCCATATTCACAGCCCTTTTGTGCCCCCCCATTTTCAGCCCCTTTGCAACCCCCCATAATTTTGGTCCCTTTCCAACCCCCCCATTTCCAGCCCCTTTGTGCCCCCCCCATATTCACAGCCCTTTTGTGCCCCCCCATTTTCAGCCCCTTTGCAACCCCTCATAATTTTGGTCCCTTTCCAACCCCCCCATTTCCAGCCCCTTTGTGACCCCCCCATTTTTACAGCCCCTTTGTGACCCCCCATTTTCAGCCCCTTTCCAGCCCCCCCATAATTTGGGTCCCTTTCCAGCCCCCCCATTTACAGCCCCTTTGTAACCCCCCCTATTTTCAGTCCCTTTGCAACCCCCCCCATAATTTTGATCCCTTTCCATCCCCCCCATTTTCAGCCCCTTTGCAGCCCCCCCATAATTTTGGTCCCTTTCCAACCCCCCCATTTCCAGCCCCTTTGTGCCCCCCCATTTTCACCATCCCTTTACCACCCCCATATTAAGTGACCTTGCAGCCCCCCCCTATTCCcagtccccccgccccccccattcCCAGGACCCTGCGCTGTCCCCCGCATTCGGGGTTTTTGGGGACACTCCAAGGGGGGGGGGGCAGATCCGTGCCCCCCATTTTCGGGGGGGTGTTCCCggtttttcccattttggtgGCTCCGGAGCGGGAAAATCCCGCGGTGTGGCCGCTTCCTGTGGGCGTTAACGAGCCGCCCTTGTTAGCAGGACAGACGGAcgtgaggggacaggggacacccggGCTCGGTGACACGGGGCGGCCACCGGATGCAGGGGAAGCGGCTCAAGGGCCGCGGTGTCACCGCGGTGGCCTTGGGGGGGTGGTGACACGTGGGCCGGGACGGCGGTTTTGTCTTGTCcgtctgtcccctgtgtcccccaggtccccccatctgtcaccatgtccctgtgccccccatctcTGCcaatctgtccccatgtcccccgtgtccccatgtccccctcatccatccccatgtccccccatctgtcaccatgtccctgtccccccatctctGCCAATCCGTCCCCaagtcccccatgtccccagggctcccccatccatccccaggtccccccattgatccctatgtccctgtccccaatcTCTGCCCATCTGTCCCCCCTGTctccccatccatccccatgtcccccatgtccctgtccccccatctctGCCaatccgtccccatgtcccccgtgtccccaaggcccccccatccatccccatgtccccccgtctgtcaccatgtccctgtccccccatctctGCCagtccgtccccatgtcccccatgtccccccatctctgccaatctgtccccatgtcccccctgtccccccatccatccccatgtcccccatgtccctgtccccccatctctGCCaatccgtccccatgtcccccgtgtccctccatccatcctcatgtcccctatgtccctgTTCCTCCCATCTCTGCCAAtctgtcccccacgtccccaagGCCCCCtcatccatccccatgtcccctgtgtcccccagccccccccatctatccccatgtccccccattgattcccatgtccctgtccccccatctctGCCagtccgtccccatgtcccccatgtcccccatgtccctgtcccccatctcTGCCAATCCATCcctatgtccccagtgtccccaaggcccccccatccatccccatgtccctgtcccctcatcTCTGCcaatccatccccatgtcccttgtgtccccccatccatccatatgtcccccacgtccctgtcccccagctcccccatccatccccacgtcccccatgtccccacatccatccccatgtccctggtgtcccccagctcccccatccgtccccacgtcccccatgtccccacatccatccccatgtccctggtgtcccccagctcccccatccgtccccatgtccccattgtcccccccacaTCCCTTCCCTCTGCTGAGCCAGCACATGGGCAGGAAACACCTTTGTCCCCCTCCGGTGACACCGGAGCCAGCGAAGTCCCCGAGCTCCATAACCGGTTCCTGCGGGAACCCAAGGGCGTCCCCAGCGCTGCCACCACGGGGATGGGGGACAAACCCCAGCAGAGCGGTGACACCAGGATGTGACAATTTGGTGACAAACCCCGCTCAGCGCCGTTCCCATCGCGTCACGGGTGTGGAAGTGAAACTCGTGGCCATGAGAAGCCGCGCCATGTTGTCCCCCCCGCCaccgcggcagcgccggggccACCGTGGGGGGGACATGTGGTGGCAACCGGTGTCTGTGTCACCCTCCGGACCTTTTTGGCCAGCGTGGCAGGAAAAGCCAGCGCTGGGAAGCCGGGGGCGGGGGGGTTGGCAAAGGGAACCGGTGGCGTCCTGGCTGTGTCGCCAATGTGGGCGGGGACACAGGGGCCCGTGGGGGACACACAGAGGGGTGTTGTCCCCaacctggggcactcctgggggtGACTGATGGtcactgtgtccccatggggggggTCACCACCCTGAGcgtccccctgacccccattggcTTGGACCACATTggtatggggacagtggggggacagggacatgggtggggatggggacacttggAGGGGCAGGGACATGGGTGGGGATGGGAGCCCgttgggaatggggacactggggggacagggacacgggtgagGATGGGAGCCCattgggaatggggacactggggggacagggacacgggtggggATGGGACCCCCTTGGGAATGGGGACAGAATGGGGACACTGAGGAGGAAAAGGGACACGGGTGGGGATGGGACCCCcttgggaatggggacactgggggggacaagAGACACTGGGGACAGGACCCCCTTgggagtggggacactgggggggacaagAGACACTGGGGACAGGACCCCCTTGGGAATGGGGACAgaatgggggacagggacacgggtggggACGACAACCCcttgggaatggggacactgggggggacagggacacgagTGGGGATGGGACCCCCttgggcatggggacaggggggacaaggACAGTGGGGGCACATGGGACCCTCTTGTGCAGGGGGACAGAATGGGGACACgagagggggacagggacaatgaCACAGGTGGGGTCGGGACCCCCCTGGGCAGGACACGGGTTGGGGACAAGACCCCCCcggcccagggctggggacacagcacatggggacaggaaCCGAGGCGACACGCTGGTGTCTCCGAGCTGCTGtcgctgtcccttgtcccccccaacccccggTTCCCACCAATCAAAAACTTCCCCTCGCGTCAAAAATCGACTGAAAACCAGAAGAGGAAGAGGCTTCGGTGTCACCGCCCCCGGATCACGCGCTGGGGGGGTGGGAGGTGCTGCCACCACCCCCCGGGCTTGGGGATACAGCGGGGGGACCCCTCGGTCACCTCCCCCGCCGGTGGCACCGGGCGCTGACCCCGCAGCGAGAATCCCCCGACCCGGGGTAATAACGCAACGGAACTGCCCCATATCGGGGGCAGCAGGGCCGGTGTGGGGCAggaccccctgtacccccccccTCGTCCAGTCCTGGGGTCGCCGCTGCTTGGGGAAACCCGGCCCCGAAGTCCCCGCAGCACCGGAATTCCCCCGGGACCGGACGGGAGGGGCCGGGCTCTTAAAGCACCGCCCGGGGCGGGACCAAGCCACccgcggacagacggacggacggacggacggacggacggacggacggagcgCGCCGAGCCGGTGAGAGCGGGGGCGGATCGAGCGGACCGGGGATAGAACCGAGAGGACCTGGGAGATCGGACCGAGAGGACCCGGGTGATAGAACCGAGAGGACCCGGGGATAGAACCGAGAGGACCCGGGGATAGAACCGAGAGGACCCGGGGATAGAACCGAGGGGACCCGGAGATCGAACCCCGGGAGATCGAACCGAGCGGACTCGGGGGATTGAACTGAACGGACTCGGGGGATTGAACCGAGCGGACCCGGGGGATTGAACCGAGCGGACCCGGGGGACTGAACCGAGCGGACCCGGGGGACTGAACCGAGCGGACCCGGGGGATCGAACCGAGGGGACCCGGGGGATCGAACCGAGGGGACCCGGGGGATCGAACCGAGGGGACCCGGGGGATCGAACCGAGGGGACCCGGGAGATCGAACCGAGCGGACCCGGAGATCGAACCGAGGGGACCCGGGAGATCGGAGCGAGCGGACCCGGGAGATCGAACCGAGGGGACCCGGGAGATCGAACCGAGGGGACCCGGGAGATCGAACCGAGGGGACCCGGGAGATCGGAGCGAGCGGACCCGGGAGATCGAACCGAGAGGTCCCGGGAGACCGAACCGAGCGGACCCGGAGATCGAACCCCGGGAGACCGGACCGAGCGGACCTGGTGCTCTCGGAAGAGACCGAACCAACCGATCCCGGGGAGTCTGAACGGATCCATCCCGGTGCTCCCGGGCACCCTGAACCAACCCTGAACCGAGCGATCCTGAGAGGCTGAACTGACCCTGCCCGGTGTTCCCGGAGCCTCTGAGCG
This region includes:
- the MRPL4 gene encoding large ribosomal subunit protein uL4m isoform X1 — translated: MLRAGGSRVPAVSSVISALSSVTSAVSAALRGRARAGAAGVSSGPAASAGSPGTHTAAPLSPVSPVSPVSPILRPCAVPVPCHRSPVQAWVESLRHHDDEFRGLTDLHPDVFAVRPRLDILHTVAMWQKNYKRISYAKVKTRAEVRGGGRKPWRQKGTGRARHGSIRSPLWRGGGISHGPRGPTSYYYMLPMKIRVLGLKVALTVKLMQDDLHIVDNLEIPTSDPQYLLDLARYRHWGHSVLIVDVNEIPEKISTAVAELKTINLIPALGLNVHSMLKHETLVVTLDTVTFLEKTLLWHDTRYSALYPFSMPYSDFP
- the MRPL4 gene encoding large ribosomal subunit protein uL4m isoform X2; this encodes MLRAGGSRVPAVSSVISALSSVTSAVSAALRGRARAGAAGVSSGPAASAGSPGTHTAPLSPVSPVSPVSPILRPCAVPVPCHRSPVQAWVESLRHHDDEFRGLTDLHPDVFAVRPRLDILHTVAMWQKNYKRISYAKVKTRAEVRGGGRKPWRQKGTGRARHGSIRSPLWRGGGISHGPRGPTSYYYMLPMKIRVLGLKVALTVKLMQDDLHIVDNLEIPTSDPQYLLDLARYRHWGHSVLIVDVNEIPEKISTAVAELKTINLIPALGLNVHSMLKHETLVVTLDTVTFLEKTLLWHDTRYSALYPFSMPYSDFP